aattacacataacaataacataaccgcataatatgaaagaagcatgtaaaaaagataattattaagaaaaaataaataaaaaatgtgttttattgccactttaccttagagacaggccaacgcaggtgtaggatttgctacgccagtaggagacggacgatcggcgagaaggtagacatggtgttaacatgttctttaaataaatactctctctctctctcttgttcttcactgttagtgttagagatgtatattaattttttctgagagagagagagagagagagagagagagagagagagagagagagagagagagagagagagagattaaacaaaaatgagagattaaacaaaaatgtgttgtgtacatatgatttttaacagcgttaacgagctgaaagacagttaaatgtaactaaaaaaacaatatcagcgaatctgaattcctttattaactaaaacaaatattgatacaaacacactcgtgtgcgtatgcgcaaacacacacacacgcatgaggagatacgatcggcgaggaggtagagatggtgactgcgataacataccgtaacttacactacggaaatttcaatctaacttagcttatttatttcttttttatttttatatttcatgttttttacattttttttcttttgattttttattttcatcactttcagtgacgagttacggtaagttatcgcagtcaccatctctacctcctccccgaccgtctctcttactgcgtagcaatttttgcacctgtgtgtgtgtttgtgcatacgcacacgagtgtgtttgtataaatatttgttttagttaataaaggaattcagattagctgttattactttcttagttacatttaattgtttttcaactcgttgacgctgttaaaaatcaaatgtactctaaacacatttttgtttaatctctctctctctcggaaaaaaaataatagacgtatctaacactataacagcaaagaagaacaagagagagagagagagagagagagagagagatattttatttaaagaacatgttaatgctatgttttagagagaaacagaaaaagagagaagtcttacttaaaagagcttgttaatgctatcatggttttctttgcttcacttttttctttttgtctgttcatcacgctggcccttctcacaatgatcgttgccaacaatctctttgtcctttatccctatcaacaaaatgcgttctatctcttccagggtattgttaagatgtcttgtaataatggtgatccccttcgatggttatttgctttaatggctgccttcagcttgatgatcctcgagatcataggcctattccggccatattgtttagccatacagtatcactcacatgcacactgctctcatgtttttctataatttcttgcttcaattctaatgaaagaattgccttcttcctgaactgaaacttagcttcttaggcaccatgattataggtaaaatcaaaaaggaaatgtgagaaaaggaagaaaataagcactgttaataacagaccaaacagaggacaaccacacgatacacacaagaatagagaactgagcactcaacgctcaatggcgtaatgtttacttcgtgtgtcgaaataaaattcgggtgtagagtcaaaaatttgctcgtattttacttcggatgttggaaaattcggatgtagatacgttcgtgtgtagaggttccactgtacatatatatatataatatatatatatatatattatatatacatatatatatatatatatatatatatattatatatacatatatatatatatatatatatatatatatatatatatatatatatatatatacatatatatatatatatatatatatatatatatatatatatatatatatgcaatcaatatcttacaagtataaattgcctaaatagcttcctatttaaatgctattacaactaggaatgtcgtttatatcatgcatgaaggtaaactaaaCCGCATAGGTtaggaagcctagcgcgggcgaggtttggttacctaaatcactgaaactttaagaatacaatcgacataatatataacttcctagaattatataactgaaTAGCTccataaatattcatgctatttgAAACCGGGAAAGGCATtcagactaactaaataacacatgcgttatgaatgacagcgcccatggcgcctccggtgatcggcgaTGCTCCCACTcctaaaattaatctaatttcactgtgaggcaggagctaaaatttatacgctgtaaagattcaatactcaactttccagaggcagaagaggctggagattgcattataaatccaATTATTCAAAGCGTAACgagagagcaacagggaaaatcacagTGCGAGGCCGCTACAACTAAAGGAATAGCGCACTGGGTTGACTAAAGCGCCATCTAGATACCCTTCAGTAGTACGAGAGGAAAGGGtatcttgataacggctccccttctaaatttgccactttccctctcaaaGCGAatacgctattcggggtgaagatcgctatgtgtcgtatcaagcatacatCCCCTGATAATGCGATATCCatgaaagaaatttaaggatattcgcgccaggagttagaattctggagacctaatggttaaattctctgggaatatcactgtagccaaatattccttagaaagctaccttaaggatccttccatcaggatgacatggcttgagcccaaaaatattttttgtagTTAGAAACCCGAGTCATTTATGTCAAACTTTCCCCCTCAACCATCTCACAAGTCCCAGGcctaaaggttaaaggtcaaaattATTTTGCAGACTGACAGGCTTGTGTGCAAAATTATTTGATGAGGGGTTGGCATTCTAAGAGGATGAGAGCATGCGAAGGATCCAGGAGAAATGAGCTGAAAACAACCGAATCAGAGCAGATAAAGTTATCAAACAAAATCCACCCCAAGGAGAAAACTGAAACTGATATCAATTGCTCAAATAACTTCCATGTAAATTCAATTTAAGTAATGGTGCAATTTTATTTCACTCATTACTTTGTAAGTCATGATAAACATTTATATGGAATATTGAGTACCATGGTTAACTTCTGGTCTTAATATAACAACAAATAGGAAAGAGGTCTGTATTCTTTGATAGAAATAAAACCATGAAACGTATGAATAATACTGCTGTACATTTATTTAACATCATCTCagttgtaaaatttaaaaaatattaatgtacTCTTAAAACCAAGTTTTCACACATCataaaacaattaatattttccACTTCTGATGGAGTTATATCCCAGTCACCAACTCTGCTGATGGAACGTATATCTTGACAAAAGTGCATTAAATATGCAATTGATTCACTATCCAATTCCAGATAATAATCGTCATTAGGTTTCTCTGCTGCAATAATAACATCCCTAACTCTTCTAAGATGTGGTGCCAATCGGCCAATATATGAATTACTGATTTGTATCGTGGAGTGTGGTCCTAGAGTTAAAACTAGAGTAAATGCCTGCAAAAACGGAGCACCTAAAATAATCTGATACAGGGTATCTTTATCCAAGTATTTCAAACCAAAAAACTGTAATTTCGAAAGTCTAGAAAATTCAGGAATTACACCATCTGTTTTAGACTTACTAGAGTACGATTCCTTAATAACCTTTAAATACTTCATATAGGCACAAACTTTTGTATTTAACTTTTCCATGTAGGAATAAACTGTGCTCCTATCACATGTAGTATAGACTTCCTTATAATACTTCACTGAGAAGTAATCACTCTCTTTTTCTTTGTCAGCTCGTAAATGAAAAGGCGACACCTTTCTGTATTTCTCTGCAATATTTTCTATTCCACCAGCAACAGGTAACTCATCAAGAAGTGCCGGGCACGTTATCGACAGATTTTTTAATGAACGACACTGTTTGGCAAGTTCGCACACATTTTCGAGAGATAAACTATGAAGAAACTCAACATCTAAAGACACAAGGTTACTAAGATGAGGAAGAATACTATGAAATGTGTAAGCTCTTGAATCATATGGAGTAATTGTTAAGTGTTTTAAATTAGGAAACAACTCTTGCAAATTGGATGGTCTCATAACAACATTTGCTACAAAAACTACCTCTTCTACACAAGAAAGCTTTACTTTGTTCAGTCGTTTTGGATCTACACCAACTAGTCGATGACCTCCAGCTGTCCCATCAAATTTTTTAAGCTTTAACATTAGAGGCCTGTAGCGTTTTGATTCATTCAACTTACACAAAACATTATACAGACATACACCACTCACTTCTTCTAAATACAGTAATgtttcaaaaatctttatcatttcTTCAACCATGATAGCTTCTTCTCTTGCCTCCCAGTTATAATTAGGGAGTAGCAAAGTTTTCAGAAAGTAACACCCTTCAGCAGTACCATCAAATTTTCCATGTCCTTGTCCATCATTACCATGAAGACCACCCAATGCCTCCACAAAATCTGCCTCCTTAAACAGTCTTTTTCCGCTTGAGGTCAATGCATCAACAAATTCACCAGCTGCTGCTTCATAGACACAGTAACGTTGTAAATCAAACATCTCCCCACTAATATCCAGGTGCCAAAGGTTAGGACAATAACAGCATATATTCCATAATAAGGCTCCACTAGCTAAGTTTCTCATACATATTTTAGTTAAGGATGAAAATCCACTTTTAAAAGATATGATTGTACTTGCAAACACCCAGTGACTTATTTGCTGCATTTCGAACATATATTCAtcattcttatattttccattatCAAATATACATTCTTTTATCATTCTAAAATATCCCTCAGTTAATTCATTTATATCAAATGTGTAAATAGCTTTAGGAGAAACAAAGCACTTTATAAGGACGAGTAACATAAATTTCATCTTAGAAAAACATTTCACAGCAAGCAAATTTTTAGTTTCTCTTATGTCATTTCTATAGCTACAAGAAGTTATTTCATAACACACGGACTTCAATACCTCGGTAAAAATTCTATTTCTAAATTCAAATGGCAATTCTTTCATATACTCTAAAAATGGGGTAGTTATTTCTTCAGAACATTTTATCATTTGTCCCGCATTATAAAAGTTTAAACCATCAATCTTAGGGTCCACCGGTTTGCAAGGCACTCCTTTTAAGAACGCTTCTATTTGGTCTTGGTTTGGGTTTACATTCATGTGCACAGCTACCAAGGGTTTATTAAACTTCTTTGTAATAGCATCGACTCTTTGGAGAATGGGGGAGATATTCTCACAGAGAGCTTTTATGGATGAGTCTACCAGACTCTTGGGAGTGTTATAAGGTGGCATCTGAAAAAAAGATAAGTAAAATCACATATCTTTAAGTAATTTATTATGTTCCTTATTATAACAACACAAGTTCTTTAAAAAGGAGTAGGTCTTCAGCAGGATTTGGAATGTCCGTTGAATCTCCAACAACACTGGTGCAGTT
The sequence above is drawn from the Palaemon carinicauda isolate YSFRI2023 chromosome 40, ASM3689809v2, whole genome shotgun sequence genome and encodes:
- the LOC137631826 gene encoding uncharacterized protein; the encoded protein is MPPYNTPKSLVDSSIKALCENISPILQRVDAITKKFNKPLVAVHMNVNPNQDQIEAFLKGVPCKPVDPKIDGLNFYNAGQMIKCSEEITTPFLEYMKELPFEFRNRIFTEVLKSVCYEITSCSYRNDIRETKNLLAVKCFSKMKFMLLVLIKCFVSPKAIYTFDINELTEGYFRMIKECIFDNGKYKNDEYMFEMQQISHWVFASTIISFKSGFSSLTKICMRNLASGALLWNICCYCPNLWHLDISGEMFDLQRYCVYEAAAGEFVDALTSSGKRLFKEADFVEALGGLHGNDGQGHGKFDGTAEGCYFLKTLLLPNYNWEAREEAIMVEEMIKIFETLLYLEEVSGVCLYNVLCKLNESKRYRPLMLKLKKFDGTAGGHRLVGVDPKRLNKVKLSCVEEVVFVANVVMRPSNLQELFPNLKHLTITPYDSRAYTFHSILPHLSNLVSLDVEFLHSLSLENVCELAKQCRSLKNLSITCPALLDELPVAGGIENIAEKYRKVSPFHLRADKEKESDYFSVKYYKEVYTTCDRSTVYSYMEKLNTKVCAYMKYLKVIKESYSSKSKTDGVIPEFSRLSKLQFFGLKYLDKDTLYQIILGAPFLQAFTLVLTLGPHSTIQISNSYIGRLAPHLRRVRDVIIAAEKPNDDYYLELDSESIAYLMHFCQDIRSISRVGDWDITPSEVENINCFMMCENLVLRVH